Genomic window (Escherichia fergusonii ATCC 35469):
ACTGTTTGTCGGCCTCAAGCCCATCGCGGTGGTAGAGGCGAAACGTAAAAATATCGACGTTCCCGGCAAGCTCAATGAGTCTTATCGCTACAGCAAATGCTTCGATAATGGCTTCCTGCGGGAAACCTTGCTTGAGCACTACTCACCGGATGAAGTGCATGAAGCAGTGCCAGAGTATGAAACCAGCTGGCAGGACACCAGCGGCAAACAACGGTTTAAAATCCCCTTCTGCTACTCGACCAACGGGCGCGAATACCGCGCAGCAATGAAGACCAAAAGCGGCATCTGGTATCGCGACGTGCGCGATACCCGCAATATGTCGAAAGCCTTACCCGAGTGGCACCGCCCGGAAGAGCTGCTGGAAATGCTCGGCAGTGAACCGCAAAAACAGAATCAGTGGTTTGCCGATAATCCTGGCATGAGCGAGTTGGGCCTGCGTTATTATCAGGAAGATGCCGTCCGCGCGGTGGAAAAGGCTATCGTCAAGGGTCAACAAGAGATCCTGCTGGCGATGGCGACCGGTACCGGTAAAACCCGCACCGCAATTGCCATGATGTTCCGCCTGATCCAGTCCCAACGTTTTAAACGCATTCTCTTCCTTGTGGATCGCCGTTCTCTTGGCGAGCAGGCGCTGGGCGCCTTTGAAGATACGCGTATTAACGGCGACACCTTCAACAGCATTTTCGACATTAAAGGTCTGACGGATAAATTCCCGGAAGACAGCACCAAAATTCACGTTGCCACCGTACAGTCGCTGGTGAAACGCACCCTGCAATCAGATGAACCGATGCCGGTGGCCCGTTACGACTGTATCGTCGTTGACGAAGCGCATCGCGGCTATATTCTCGATAAAGAGCAGACCGAAGGCGAACTGCAGTTCCGCAGCCAGCTGGATTACGTCTCTGCCTACCGTCGCATTCTCGATCACTTCGATGCGGTAAAAATCGCTCTCACCGCCACCCCGGCGCTGCATACGGTGCAGATTTTCGGCGAGCCGGTTTACCGTTATACCTACCGTACCGCGGTTATCGACGGTTTTCTGATCGACCAGGATCCACCTATTCAGATCACCACCCGCAACGCGCAGGAGGGGGTTTATCTCTCCAAAGGCGAGCAGGTAGAGCGCATCAGCCCGCAGGGGGAAGTGATCAATGACACCCTGGAAGACGATCAGGATTTTGAAGTCGCCGACTTTAACCGTGGCCTGGTGATCCCGGCGTTTAACCGCGCCGTCTGTAACGAACTCACCAATTATCTTGACCCGACCGGATCGCAAAAAACGCTGGTCTTCTGCGTCACCAATGCCCATGCCGATATGGTGGTGGAAGAGTTGCGTACCGCGTTCAAGAAAAAGTATCCGCAACTGGAGCACGACGCGATCATCAAGATCACCGGTGATGCCGATAAAGATGCGCGCAAAGTGCAGACCATGATCACCCGCTTCAATAAAGAGCGGCTGCCCAATATCGTGGTGACCGTCGACCTGCTGACAACCGGCGTCGATATTCCGTCGATCTGTAATATCGTGTTCCTGCGTAAAGTACGCAGCCGTATTCTGTACGAGCAGATGAAAGGTCGCGCCACGCGCTTATGCCCGGAGGTGAATAAAACCAGCTTTAAGATTTTTGACTGTGTCGATATCTACAGCACGCTGGAGAGCGTCGACACCATGCGTCCGGTGGTGGTGCGCCCGAAGGTGGAACTGCAAACGCTGGTCAATGAAATTACCGATTCAGAAACTTATAAAATCACCGAAGCGGATGGCCGTAGCTTTGCCGAGCACAGCCATGAACAACTGGTGGCAAAGCTCCAGCGCATCATCGGCCTGGCCACGTTTAACCGTGACCGCAGCGAAACGATAGATAAACAGGTGCGTCGTCTGGATGAGCTATGCCAGGACGCGGCGGGGGTGAACTTTAACGGCTTCGCCTCGCGCCTGCGTGAAAAAGGGCCGCACTGGAGCGCCGAAGTCTTTAACAAACTGCCTGGCTTTATCGCCCGTCTGGAAAAGCTGAAAACGGACATCAACAACCTGAATGATGCGCCGATCTTCCTCGATATCAACGATGAAGTGGTAAGCGTAAAATCGTTGTACGGCGATTACGACACACCGCAGGATTTCCTCGAAGCCTTTGACTCGCTGGTGCAACGTTCCCCGAACGCGCAACCGGCATTGCAGGCAGTGATCAATCGCCCGCGCGATCTCACCCGTAAAGGGCTGGTCGAACTCCAGGAGTGGTTTGACCGCCAGCACTTTGAGGAATCTTCCCTGCGCAAAGCATGGAAAGAGACGCGCAATGAAGATATCGCCGCCCGGCTGATTGGTCATATTCGCCGCGCTGCGGTGGGCGATGCGCTGAAACCGTTTGAGGAACGTGTCGATCACGCGCTGACGCGCATTAAGGGTGAAAACGACTGGAGCAGCGAGCAATTAAGCTGGCTCGATCGTTTAGCGCAGGCGCTGAAAGAGAAAGTGGTGCTCGACGACGATGTCTTCAAAACCGGTAACTTCCACCGTCGCGGCGGGAAGGCGATGCTGCAAAGAACCTTTGACGATAATCTCGACAGCCTGCTCGATAAATTCAGCGATTATATCTGGGACGAGCTGGCCTGACACGGTATCATTCCCGGCAATTTCTTCTTCTGCGGCCCGATAAATTTGGGCCGCTGCTTAATTTACGGAACTCACAATGAACAATAACGATCTGGTCGCGAAGCTGTGGAAGCTGTGCGACAACCTGCGCGATGGTGGCGTTTCCTATCAAAACTACGTCAATGAACTCGCCTCGCTGCTGTTTTTGAAAATGTGTAAAGAGACCGGACAGGAAGCGGAGTACCTGCCGGAAGGCTACCGCTGGGATGACCTGAAATCCCGCATCGGCCAGGAGCAGTTGCAGTTCTACCGAAAAATGCTCGTGCATTTAGGCGAAGATGACAAAAAGCTGGTACAGGCAGTTTTTCATAATGTTAGTACCACCATCACCGAGCCGAAACAAATAACCGCACTGGTCAGCAATATGGATTCGCTGGACTGGTACAACGGCGCGCACGGTAAGTCACGCGATGACTTCGGCGATATGTACGAGGGTCTGTTGCAGAAGAACGCGAATGAAACCAAGTCTGGTGCAGGCCAGTACTTCACCCCGCGTCCGCTGATTAAAACCATTATTCATCTGCTGAAACCGCAGCCGCGTGAAGTGGTGCAGGACCCGGCGGCAGGTACGGCGGGCTTTTTGATTGAAGCCGACCGCTATGTTAAGTCGCAAACCAATGATCTGGACGACCTTGATGGCGACACGCAGGATTTCCAGATCCACCGCGCGTTTATCGGCCTCGAACTGGTGCCCGGCACCCGTCGTCTGGCACTGATGAACTGCCTGCTGCACGATATTGAAGGCAACCTCGACCACGGCGGCGCAATCCGTCTGGGCAACACCCTGGGCAGCGACGGTGAAAACCTGCCGAAAGCGCATATTGTCGCCACTAACCCGCCGTTTGGCAGCGCCGCAGGCACCAACATTACCCGCACCTTTGTTCACCCGACCAGCAACAAACAGTTGTGCTTTATGCAGCATATTATCGAAACGCTGCATCCCGGCGGTCGTGCGGCGGTCGTGGTGCCGGATAACGTGCTGTTTGAAGGCGGCAAAGGCACCGACATCCGTCGTGACCTGATGGATAAGTGTCATCTGCACACCATTCTGCGTCTGCCGACCGGTATTTTTTACGCGCAGGGCGTGAAAACCAACGTGCTGTTCTTTACCAAAGGGACGGTGGCGAATCCGAATCAGGATAAGAACTGTACCGACGACGTGTGGGTGTACGACCTGCGTACCAATATGCCGAGCTTCGGCAAGCGCACGCCGTTTACCGACGAGCATTTGCAGCCGTTTGAGCACGTGTATGGCGAAGACCCGCACGGTTTAAGCCCGCGCACTGAAGGTGAATGGAGTTTTAACGCCGAAGAGACGGAAGTTGCCGACAGCGAAGAGAACAAAAACACCGATCAGCATCTGGCCACCAGTCGCTGGCGCAAATTCAGCCGCGAGTGGATCCGCACCGCGAAATCCGATTCGCTGGATATATCCTGGCTGAAAGATAAAGACAGCATCGACGCCGACAACCTGCCGGAGCCGGATGTATTAGCGGCAGAAGCAATGGGCGAACTGGTGCAGGCGCTGGGTGAACTGGATGCGCTGATGCGTGAACTGGGGGCGAGCGATGAGGCGGATGCGCAGCGTCAGTTGCTGGAAGAAGCGTTTGGTGGGGTGAAGGAATGAGTGCGGGGAAATTGCCGGAGGGGTGGGTTGAAACTAATCTGCAAAACGTCGCATCATGGGGCTCAGGTGGAACACCCTCCCGAAATCATGATGAGTATTACAATGGCAATATACCCTGGATTAAAACAGGTGATTTAGGGCCTAAAATTATTACTAATGCCAGTGAGTATATAACCGATGCTGGTGTACAAAACTCAAGTGCAAAATTCTTTCCTAAGGGTTCTGTCGCTATTGCAATGTATGGAGCAACTATTGGTAAAACATCCATATTAGGCATTGACGCAACCACAAACCAGGCATGTGCAGTGGGAACCCCTCTTGAAGGCATCACATCCACCCTTTTTCTATATTATTTTTTACTTAATGAAAAAAATGCATTTATAAAAAAAGGAAAAGGTGGTGCACAACCTAATATTTCTCAAACAGTGATAAAAGAGCACATAATTTACTTGCCACCACTTGCCGAGCAAAAAATCATCACTGAAAAACTCGATACGCTGCTGGCGCAGGTAGACAGCACCAAAGCACGTCTTGAGCAAATCCCACAAATCCTGAAACGTTTTCGTCAGGCAGTGCTGGAACGAGCTGTTAATGGGAAACTTACAGAATGTTGGAGAGATTGCGTAGGTGAACTAACCTCAGCAGAAGAAATCATTACTGAAATTAAAAAGTATAGAAAAGCATCACTTTCCACTGAAGGCTCATCCGCATCAACTGAATCCAAGCGGCAAATA
Coding sequences:
- the hsdR gene encoding type I restriction-modification system endonuclease — its product is MMNKSNFEFLKGVNDFTYAIACAAENNYPDDPNTTLIKMRMFGEATAKHLGLLLNIPPCENQHDLLRELGKIAFVDDNILSVFHKLRRIGNQAVHEYHNDLDDAQMCLRLGFRLAVWYYRLVTKDYDFPVPVFVLPERGENLYHQEVLTLKQQLEQQVREKAQTQAEVEAQQQKLVALNGYIAILEGKQQETEAQTQARLAALEAQLAEKNAELAKQTEQERKAYHKEITDQAIKRTLNLSEEESRFLIDAQLRKAGWQADSKTLRFSKGARPEPGVNKAIAEWPTGKDETGNQGFADYVLFVGLKPIAVVEAKRKNIDVPGKLNESYRYSKCFDNGFLRETLLEHYSPDEVHEAVPEYETSWQDTSGKQRFKIPFCYSTNGREYRAAMKTKSGIWYRDVRDTRNMSKALPEWHRPEELLEMLGSEPQKQNQWFADNPGMSELGLRYYQEDAVRAVEKAIVKGQQEILLAMATGTGKTRTAIAMMFRLIQSQRFKRILFLVDRRSLGEQALGAFEDTRINGDTFNSIFDIKGLTDKFPEDSTKIHVATVQSLVKRTLQSDEPMPVARYDCIVVDEAHRGYILDKEQTEGELQFRSQLDYVSAYRRILDHFDAVKIALTATPALHTVQIFGEPVYRYTYRTAVIDGFLIDQDPPIQITTRNAQEGVYLSKGEQVERISPQGEVINDTLEDDQDFEVADFNRGLVIPAFNRAVCNELTNYLDPTGSQKTLVFCVTNAHADMVVEELRTAFKKKYPQLEHDAIIKITGDADKDARKVQTMITRFNKERLPNIVVTVDLLTTGVDIPSICNIVFLRKVRSRILYEQMKGRATRLCPEVNKTSFKIFDCVDIYSTLESVDTMRPVVVRPKVELQTLVNEITDSETYKITEADGRSFAEHSHEQLVAKLQRIIGLATFNRDRSETIDKQVRRLDELCQDAAGVNFNGFASRLREKGPHWSAEVFNKLPGFIARLEKLKTDINNLNDAPIFLDINDEVVSVKSLYGDYDTPQDFLEAFDSLVQRSPNAQPALQAVINRPRDLTRKGLVELQEWFDRQHFEESSLRKAWKETRNEDIAARLIGHIRRAAVGDALKPFEERVDHALTRIKGENDWSSEQLSWLDRLAQALKEKVVLDDDVFKTGNFHRRGGKAMLQRTFDDNLDSLLDKFSDYIWDELA
- the hsdM gene encoding type I restriction-modification system methyltransferase, with the protein product MNNNDLVAKLWKLCDNLRDGGVSYQNYVNELASLLFLKMCKETGQEAEYLPEGYRWDDLKSRIGQEQLQFYRKMLVHLGEDDKKLVQAVFHNVSTTITEPKQITALVSNMDSLDWYNGAHGKSRDDFGDMYEGLLQKNANETKSGAGQYFTPRPLIKTIIHLLKPQPREVVQDPAAGTAGFLIEADRYVKSQTNDLDDLDGDTQDFQIHRAFIGLELVPGTRRLALMNCLLHDIEGNLDHGGAIRLGNTLGSDGENLPKAHIVATNPPFGSAAGTNITRTFVHPTSNKQLCFMQHIIETLHPGGRAAVVVPDNVLFEGGKGTDIRRDLMDKCHLHTILRLPTGIFYAQGVKTNVLFFTKGTVANPNQDKNCTDDVWVYDLRTNMPSFGKRTPFTDEHLQPFEHVYGEDPHGLSPRTEGEWSFNAEETEVADSEENKNTDQHLATSRWRKFSREWIRTAKSDSLDISWLKDKDSIDADNLPEPDVLAAEAMGELVQALGELDALMRELGASDEADAQRQLLEEAFGGVKE